In a single window of the Antedon mediterranea chromosome 1, ecAntMedi1.1, whole genome shotgun sequence genome:
- the LOC140063510 gene encoding protein Njmu-R1-like, with translation MSESTNAEKRYFALYTYHTNRSTGNDTSSITDEHDNGVSEFLQREAMFNSDFSLSVITTNLEAEQETMLRGFIATRLSKGTVFSGIGDVTDFHLDEEKLQCYYYHLRELNDEHVADSESSMYPSEEYVVCFLATAEDSLDLFRVDLDSYSEELLPMLDSEMKAVDKVQIYMSKWYEQAVQYITRSIKKLSSQLSILLHETISNSKVEIECDDKVTELEIKRFMHCCSLSDLLLQANDRGSGHQDSSSEPSLIDFDEASSKVFDLKADKAVKMYIKEDTITFDNSVENDFCKEWMNTLLDACNSNPAYSRQVIESYKLRVIQDMNLLKRLVRQAESDHYALYRAFIFLKKCGNCAVLLKHTNVDCSAMSEDANHVLRILQEFVLQDIPA, from the exons gTCCACGGGAAATGACACTTCTTCAATCACTGATGAACATGACAATGGGGTGTCTGAATTTTTACAAAGAGAAGCCATGTTTAACAGCGATTTCAG TCTGTCTGTTATAACTACAAACCTAGAAGCAGAACAAGAGACAATGTTGAGAGGATTTATTGCAACAAGATTGTCCAAGGGAACAGTGTTTAGTGGAATTGGAGACGTGACAGATTTTCATCTAGA TGAAGAGAAACTtcaatgttattattatcatctaAGAGAATTAAATGATGAACATGTAGCAGACAGTGAGTCATCTATGTACCCATCTGAAGAGTATGTCGTCTGTTTCCTAGCAACAGCTGAAGATAGTTTGGATTT GTTTCGTGTAGATTTGGATTCCTATAGTGAAGAACTTCTACCAATGTTAGATAGTGAG ATGAAAGCGGTTGACAAGGTACAAATTTACATGTCTAAATGGTATGAACAAGCAGTGCAATATATAACCAGGTCTATCAAGAAACTAAGCAGTCAACTCTCAATACTGTTACATGAG aCTATTTCAAATTCAAAAGTAGAAATTGAATGTGATGATAAAGTCACCGAGTTAGAAATAAAGAG atttatgCATTGTTGTAGCCTTTCTGACCTTCTTCTACAAGCTAATGACCGAGGTAGCGGTCATCAGGATTCCTCATCTGAGCCTAGTCTTATTGACTTTGACGAAGCAAGTTCAAAGGTCTTTGACCTCAAAGCAGACAAAGCGGTGAAGATGTACATTAAAGAAGATACCATTACCTTTGACAATTCAG TTGAAAATGACTTTTGTAAAGAATGGATGAATACACTACTGGATGCATGCAACAGCAACCCAGCCTACAGTCGCCAAGTGATTGAGAGCTATAAACTTAGAGTTATTCAAGATATGAACTTATTAAAACGCCTCGTAAGGCAGGCAGAGTCGGACCATTATGCTCTCTACAG GgcatttattttcttaaagaAATGTGGAAACTGTGCAGTTCTTTTGAAACACACCAACGTTGACTGCTCTGCAATGTCAGAGGATGCTAATCATGTGCTTAGAATCTTACAAGAGTTTGTGCTACAGGACATACCTGCTTAA
- the LOC140063509 gene encoding uncharacterized protein — protein sequence MCNNFHGGFECECFSGYQLSQLTECLPICEPECQNNGLCSGSNVCDCPDTYKGDRCETDVDECLVNNGGCDHSCENQPGTFRCSCRDGFIGTNICTDIDECSFANCHNCTNSAGSFECRCKTGYEAHDLYNCKDIDECATGTAGCGQNCSNSIGSFSCDCKNGWTLDPDKKGCTANPCVEIGEPFGGKRTCSGFTTDETCAFECERGHILLGSASRECLSDGMWSGQVTQCKEILCPEVSSPSNGYIQFPCENQAGSRCRFGCDVGYFLEENIVAQCLLSGKWNSTFPKCIETQVCLPSPCVNGACRVAQNEIRYICDCSGTGYTGAQCAQGLVTTPDWPDVFVGGVYNVTFIAKPKHSLDLTIRTDPDGVIIDPGKLSFTSKLNALTVSVRGVKHGFVKISYVLRGKEAPKFHIPDGEDIFVLQTNVNKSFPLGYNLPTGCFALSDQSTCAGLNYRSTDEWKTNNIAADTNGIVSLKTDTFELPLSLVGQEITSSSTMTVAPNNKCLQKDVPFDNVQHFVQFNSLYRNYTRELEHVFPDWITFISVDINPMNAKTSTSTLSLRGSEVKSLEWCSYAPVDKDGHYSVFLLSKVDMIIGGRLVSLPVPPFKGKYCFIVGVCELASRTVMMVFPEGSRNVLSYIRNVNLNGDLEVDVNFLMLNLNAKEKISILANLQYSYYINKHVPARVEGSGDAHISLEDVTHLFSHLFVQRWELKQIGNSKISLYWKMFGEDVELNFISNQGNRPILNCSMGVDGLLSSERGIKMESSTSFGVFDNTPFFRLLKTSDESVVEVFVDYDLSPKLDIPSDLNTITAIIRDLQTVLLPQLNRLPIHLRTIGYDALYLNLQSASTALGITLQNYFTELTRQDLKLIANSLAELRMQCKRTLVTLWSVNDELIIDPNLTDLRTFAFNVTSRLENLSNKILLEVQDVFADESMSGSGFRLTSEVCLSSQMCFPSIKVDIVNSITNCLALQSINQATPTICLTGEYSNIENINQFISIPAGSNLNLTFESNNDHWHGNIPVYIKLLGIEQETVMYLTAMETRFTFSGKLWGSFDMIGNATSRLSSFESMILFVNGEISADGPSTLGRIVKEKIISFSKKSVDDSERRLSQASKKVELAKSKLQSALNEETVQNATVDKAKDKHDSAEKEVKVGNLEVEKARTLLENKRDDTKKLEEQLNSVCKVDTCNGVCFPGSKIVTKIEDVYAFVPYECCSDRDVSKVVNETTSCCWICYIPTPVKSFSLNPIKIVTAAFHIYTGNYLLGAKDLVTSVEKSSRESVSKGECCEDCKKAVSITVTFESCSTCVNYEVIGQIEKIETEAIPCNVQLPDANCVRQNEECRKKRNRIFDQIKKIAPDIAVPIENVDKAVLRASIAEAELNVALIELDDALNQQKEVSNRVLALQKHLDNAQRALNKIRTDVQAALVIKQHQIDGSIKKSLKIKEIKFNIDIAGEDTSVIPLVFYMSLSSTPVQVQIFIDANNLDYTIEKAALFITEELFGDITRSIRRKRGVGSRRLGLRKNRDTTNIIHQPPIEMVKYNVVNNSLDLNITSELFRDQRVVQNENRCKEFNDILGFIEHSFETLLEIVDMTNIAEIQSINKEEEFHSEYMYNLSVSTSPNVINNSSALLYFNLTVEDLEETNTTYLIGVQQGALSQVIDSAKIKAENTKSLLAVDVMTKWETVMDMYTRNSSGLTDCEGFYDCLTTELISLIHLSEDRHSYQNTVALDSYVATFLNSTISNIDEAKLGGVVVLSQVTFLKDNNDVCLEVPVISQHPKPNITTIEGGNITLTCEATGRPSPTFSWTFNGQPLDGKYSNLLHLEQVNSSTAGTYACQASNAVTSVSSLQCDVKVEFAPLITEHPTDTTIEYGNIEGAFLTCQAFAQPLADYQWYFQASSSSDMEAIPGQNSSSIEILSPEFNQDGWYTCGAWNEHGRQLSDPARLHVLGISMPEFSSPITIHLYRADFNSTEKHMSLEGAIANVIDINEFEPLNYQELDSNGKSFLTRIRFEIKSTNATSIDMTQASRNESAYQVKHKIERVLAKVTELQSLLTPGEQFEHRGYIVEVTEFKTNVNGPICPSTQYAHSDGYICVNCPPGSYRGNDNLPAVCQLCPKGFYQPKEGQMECLKCNGYTNTDTGSIVCNRQPPSGNMPGKPTDKQGQNVWIYAVGGAGGGFVCLLFVVVFTNSLK from the exons ATGTGTAACAACTTTCATGGCGGATTTGAATGTGAATGCTTTTCTGGATATCAACTTTCCCAACTTACCGAATGTCTAC CCATTTGTGAGCCTGAATGCCAGAACAACGGCCTTTGCTCGGGGTCGAACGTCTGCGATTGTCCCGATACCTATAAAGGCGATAGATGTGAAACAG ATGTCGATGAATGTTTAGTAAACAACGGCGGTTGTGATCATTCTTGTGAAAACCAGCCTGGAACTTTTAGATGCTCTTGTCGGGATGGGTTCATTGGAACGAATATATGCACAG aTATTGATGAGTGTTCTTTTGCTAACTGTCACAACTGTACAAACTCTGCTGGTAGTTTTGAGTGTCGATGCAAAACGGGATATGAAGCTCATGATTTATACAACTGTAAAG ATATCGATGAATGTGCTACTGGTACCGCCGGATGTGGCCAAAATTGTTCCAACTCAATCGGTAGCTTCAGCTGTGATTGTAAAAATGGATGGACACTTGATCCTGACAAAAAGGGATGCACAG CAAATCCTTGTGTTGAAATCGGTGAACCGTTTGGTGGAAAACGCACATGCAGTGGATTTACAACTGATGAAACGTGTGCCTTTGAGTGTGAAAGAGGTCATATCTTATTGGGTTCTGCCAGTAGAGAATGCTTATCGGATGGTATGTGGTCTGGTCAAGTAACTCAATGTAAAg AGATTTTATGTCCTGAGGTATCATCACCCTCTAATGGATATATTCAGTTTCCATGTGAAAATCAAGCTGGTAGTCGCTGTCGGTTTGGCTGTGATGTCGGCTACTTCTTAGAAGAAAACATTGTCGCACAATGTCTATTGTCTGGAAAATGGAATAGCACTTTTCCTAAATGTATCG aAACCCAAGTGTGCTTACCATCTCCCTGTGTAAACGGTGCTTGTCGGGTAGCACAAAATGAAATAAGATACATATGTGACTGCTCTGGAACTGGTTACACTGGAGCGCAATGTGCTCAAGGTCTTGTGACAACGCCTGATTGGCCGGACGTTTTCGTAGGAGGTGTTTACAATGTGACGTTTATTGCTAAGCCAAAGCATTCCCTCGATTTAACTATTCGCACAGATCCCGACGGCGTGATTATTGACCCAGGGAAACTCTCATTTACTTCAAAATTAAATGCTTTGACAGTTTCTGTTCGTGGAGTTAAACATGGTTTTGTAAAAATATCATATGTCTTGAGAGGAAAAGAAGCGCCTAAATTTCATATACCAGACGGCGAGGACATCTTCGTGTTGCAGACCAATGTAAACAAGAGCTTCCCACTGGGATATAATCTGCCGACAGGTTGTTTTGCACTATCGGATCAGTCTACATGCGCTGGCCTAAATTATAGATCTACAGACGAATGGAAGACGAACAACATTGCTGCGGACACTAATGGCATTGTCTCACTTAAAACAGACACGTTTGAGCTGCCTCTCAGTCTTGTTGGACAAGAAATCACCAGCAGTTCGACGATGACAGTAGCACCAAATAACAAATGTCTACAAAAAGATGTACCATTTGATAATGTTCAACACTTCGTTCAGTTTAATTCATTGTATCGCAATTACACACGTGAACTTGAACATGTTTTTCCAGATTGGATAACGTTTATATCTGTTGATATAAATCCAATGAATGCTAAAACATCTACTTCAACTTTGAGTCTTCGTGGGAGTGAGGTGAAGTCATTAGAATGGTGTTCATATGCACCTGTTGACAAGGACGGTCACTACTCAGTCTTCTTGCTTTCCAAGGTAGACATGATCATTGGTGGCAGACTTGTGTCTTTACCTGTACCACCGTTCAAAGGAAAGTACTGCTTTATTGTAGGTGTTTGTGAATTGGCATCTAGAACTGTAATGATGGTATTTCCAGAAGGATCAAGAAATGTTTTAAGTTACATCAGAAATGTAAATCTTAATGGTGATCTTGAAGTTGATGTCAATTTCCTGATGTTAAATTTAAATGCTAAGGAGAAAATTAGCATATTAGCCAATTTACAATACTCGTACTACATCAACAAACATGTTCCTGCAAGAGTTGAAGGCAGTGGAGATGCGCATATTTCTCTCGAGGATGTAACACAT TTATTTAGCCATCTATTTGTACAACGTTGGGAGTTGAAGCAAATTGGAAACTCCAAAATTAGCCTATACTGGAAAATGTTTGGTGAAGACGTAGAACTGAATTTCATCTCCAATCAGGGGAATAGACCGATATTAAATTGTAGCATGGGTG TTGATGGATTACTATCGTCTGAACGAGGCATAAAGATGGAATCATCAACGTCATTTGGAGTTTTTGACAACACACCATTTTTTCGATTGCTTAAAACAAGCGACGAATCAGTAGTAGAGGTGTTTGTGGATTACGACTTGTCACCAAAGCTTGACATTCCATCAGATCTTAACACGATTACTGCGATTATCCGTGATCTACAAACGGTATTACTACCTCAATTAAATAGGCTACCCATACACCTTCGTACTATTGGATATGATGCCTTGTATTTGAATTTACAGTCTGCTTCCACTGCTCTGGGCATTACCCTACAAAATTATTTCACAGAATTAACTCGTCAAGATCTGAAACTGATCGCAAACTCTCTGGCTGAATTACGTATGCAGTGTAAACGGACTCTAGTTACTCTTTGGAGCGTTAATGATGAACTGATCATTGATCCAAATCTAACTGATTTGAGAACGTTTGCATTTAATGTCACCTCCAGATTAGAAAATCTCAGCAATAAAATTCTTCTTGAAGTTCAGGATGTTTTTGCAGATGAAAGTATGTCGGGATCTGGCTTCCGATTGACCTCTGAAGTATGTTTGTCGTCGCAGATGTGTTTTCCGTCGATAAAAGTAGACATTGTGAATTCAATTACAAATTGCTTAGCGCTTCAATCGATTAACCAAGCCACGCCTACGATCTGTTTAACCGGAGAGTACTCCAATATTGAAAACATCAATCAATTCATCAGTATCCCGGCTGGTTCAAATTTGAATTTAACATTTGAATCCAACAATGATCATTGGCATGGTAACATACCAGTGTACATAAAACTCCTTGGAATCGAACAAGAGACAGTGATGTACCTGACTGCGATGGAGACTCGTTTTACTTTTTCTGGTAAACTTTGGGGCTCATTTGACATGATTGGCAATGCTACTTCTAGATTGAGTTCGTTTGAATCGATGATACTATTTGTAAATGGTGAAATTTCAGCTGATGGTCCATCAACACTAGGACGAATCGTCAAGGAAAAGATTATCTCCTTTTCTAAAAAATCAGTTGATGATAGTGAACGAAGACTAAGTCAGGCTTCTAAGAAGGTCGAATTAgcaaaatcaaaattacaaagTGCTTTGAATGAAGAAACTGTACAGAACGCCACTGTTGATAAAGCTAAAGATAAACATGATTCTGCAGAGAAAGAAGTGAAGGTGGGAAATCTTGAAGTTGAAAAAGCACGCACACTGCTTGAAAACAAACGTGACGATACAAAGAAGTTAGAAGAACAATTAAACAGCGTATGTAAAGTAGATACATGCAATGGAGTATGTTTCCCAGGAAGTAAAATTGTCACTAAAATAGAAGATGTTTATGCATTTGTACCATACGAATGTTGCAGTGATAGAGATGTATCAAAAGTTGTTAATGAGACAACAAGCTGTTGCTGGATTTGTTATATCCCAACACCAGTCAAGTCTTTCAGCTTGAATCCAATTAAAATCGTCACTGCCGCTTTCCACATTTATACTGGTAACTATCTACTGGGAGCAAAAGATTTAGTAACTTCTGTGGAAAAGAGCAGCAGAGAATCAGTTTCAAAGGGCGAATGTTGTGAAGATTGTAAAAAGGCAGTTTCTATAACTGTTACGTTTGAGTCATGCAGTACCTGTGTCAATTACGAGGTTATTGGTCAAATAGAGAAGATAGAAACAGAAGCAATTCCATGCAATGTACAACTTCCTGATGCTAATTGCGTACGACAAAATGAAGAATGCCGAAAAAAACGAAATCGAATAtttgatcaaataaagaaaatagCTCCTGACATCGCAGTGCCAATTGAAAACGTTGACAAGGCTGTCTTACGTGCGTCAATTGCGGAAGCAGAATTAAATGTAGCATTAATCGAACTCGACGATGCATTAAACCAGCAAAAAGAAGTATCAAACAGAGTTTTGGCTTTACAGAAACATCTTGATAATGCTCAACGGGCATTGAACAAAATACGTACAGATGTTCAAGCTGCCCTAGTTATAAAACAACACCAAATTGATGgatcaattaaaaaaagtttaaaaataaaggaaattaaatttaatattgatataGCTGGAGAAGATACTTCAGTAATACCCTTAGTATTTTACATGTCACTATCATCGACTCCTGTACAGGTTCAAATATTCATTGATGCCAATAACCTGGATTATACAATTGAAAAAGCTGCACTTTTTATTACTGAAGAATTGTTTGGTGATATAACAAGATCGATTAGAAGGAAAAGAGGAGTGGGCAGCCGAAGACTCGGACTACGTAAGAATCGTGACACAACTAATATCATTCATCAACCGCCTATTGAAATGGTTAAATATAATGTGGTAAACAATTCACTAGACCTCAATATAACCAGTGAACTTTTCCGTGATCAACGAGTCGTTCAGAACGAAAATAGGTGCAAAGAATTCAATGATATTCTTGGATTTATCGAGCATTCATTTGAAACACTGTTAGAGATCGTAGACATGACTAACATTGCTGAAATACAATCTATAAACAAAGAAGAAGAGTTCCACAGTGAATATATGTACAATCTGTCAGTATCAACGTCACCAAATGTTATTAACAATAGCTCAgcattactgtattttaaccTAACTGTGGAAGATTTAGAAGAAACTAATACAACATATTTAATTGGTGTTCAGCAAGGCGCTTTATCACAGGTTATTGATTCTGCAAAAATTAAAGCAGAAAATACGAAATCATTACTTGCGGTTGATGTGATGACTAAATGGGAAACTGTGATGGACATGTATACTCGTAACTCTAGTGGTCTGACTGACTGTGAAGGGTTCTATGATTGCTTAACAACTGAATTGATATCTTTGATACATTTGTCAGAGGATCGACATTCTTACCAGAATACTGTTGCACTTGATAGTTATGTGGCAACGTTTCTGAATAGTACTATTTCAAATATCGATGAGGCCAAGTTAGGCGGAGTGGTTGTTTTAAGTCAAGTTACCTTTCTCAAAGACAACAACGATGTGTGTTTAGAAGTGCCTGTTATTTCTCAGCATCCTAAACCAAATATCACAACAATCGAAGGAGGAAATATCACTTTGACATGTGAAGCTACTGGTAGGCCTTCCCCAACATTCAGTTGGACGTTTAATGGTCAACCACTGGATGGAAAATATTCAAACTTGCTACATCTAGAACAGGTAAACTCGTCTACTGCTGGTACTTACGCTTGTCAGGCTAGCAATGCAGTGACGTCAGTTTCATCTCTACAGTGTGACGTCAAGGTTGAGTTTGCACCATTGATTACGGAGCATCCGACAGACACAACTATTGAATATGGTAATATCGAAGGCGCTTTCTTAACTTGTCAAGCATTTGCTCAACCACTAGCAGACTACCAATGGTACTTCCAGGCTTCGTCGTCATCAGATATGGAAGCAATTCCAGGTCAGAATAGCTCGAGTATAGAGATATTAAGCCCAGAATTTAACCAAGACGGATGGTACACTTGTGGAGCCTGGAACGAACATGGACGACAGTTGTCCGATCCTGCTAGACTTCACGTTCTTGGAATATCAATGCCGGAGTTCTCTAGTCCTATCACTATTCATCTTTATCGAGCTGATTTCAATTCAACGGAAAAACATATGTCATTGGAAGGAGCTATTGCAAATGTCATTGATATCAACGAATTCGAACCTCTGAATTATCAAGAATTGGATTCAAACGGAAAAAGCTTTCTTACTCGGATCAGATTCGAAATAAAAAGTACCAATGCAACATCAATTGATATGACACAAGCAAGTCGGAATGAATCGGCATATCAGGTTAAACACAAAATCGAACGTGTTCTTGCCAAAGTTACTGAACTACAATCGTTATTGACGCCAGGTGAACAATTTGAACATCGTGGTTATATAGTTGAAGTTACGGAGTTTAAAACAAACGTGAATGGTCCAATCTGTCCCAGCACTCAATATGCGCACTCTGATGGATATATTTGTG TAAACTGTCCTCCTGGGTCGTATCGTGGAAATGATAACCTGCCAGCAGTCTGTCAGCTGTGTCCAAAAGGCTTTTATCAGCCAAAGGAAGGTCAGATGGAATGCTTGAAGTGTAATGGTTACACTAACACTGATACTGGATCAATCGTCTGTAATCGACAACCTC CTTCTGGTAACATGCCTGGCAAGCCCACTGACAAACAG GGTCAAAATGTTTGGATCTACGCAGTTGGAGGTGCTGGAGGAGGCtttgtttgtttactgtttgTTGTCGTGTTTACCAACAGTTTAAAATAA